A region from the Colius striatus isolate bColStr4 chromosome 12, bColStr4.1.hap1, whole genome shotgun sequence genome encodes:
- the LRRIQ4 gene encoding LOW QUALITY PROTEIN: leucine-rich repeat and IQ domain-containing protein 4 (The sequence of the model RefSeq protein was modified relative to this genomic sequence to represent the inferred CDS: inserted 1 base in 1 codon; substituted 2 bases at 2 genomic stop codons) — MDEAQQSQEKASTGSTYSCKASATGFEDDHVETAQEISEKEALSPTYVTDRIYFMDVANKQLQTVPPEVLSLEYLEELHIERNQIITIPRDINRLRHLKILYLDRNHIQDICEELGELKCLRSLDLSYNPLSCSSLPVISKLXSLRQLRLYKTNLEKVPVELCEQLHHVELLGLSDNNLXLPKEIVNLTKLKEIYLQKNRLESFPKELCHIASLEIIDVEENGINLIPEEAGFLTNLVKLFLAFNNLSSIPPTLQHCQKLAVLDLSHNLLHKNLSAVRVLSLAANSLEKFPAQLYRWPALARIDLSSTGLHTVPTSFTXLTSVKELDLSKNCLDEIPKGICTMENLEVLILDDNQIQEIPMEMKELTNLKRLSLLENRFNTFPKEIFLLESLERLHLGQNKGIKFTSLPEDISKLQNLKELHVENNCLEHLPTATGPLTHLKILDCRNNLLKELPASVCQIQGLQKLLIQNNQVSQLPEDLDRLQQLELVLVEGIPMIDPPIEVCCQGTAAIREYLQGKKE, encoded by the exons ATGGATGAGGCTCAGCAAAGCCAGGAGAaggccagcacagggagcaCATACAGCTGTAAAGCCAGTGCTACTGGTTTTGAGGATGACCATGTTGAGACTGCACAAGAAATATCAGAGAAGGAAGCTCTTTCTCCTACATATGTCACAGACAGGATATATTTTATGGATGTAGCCAATAAACAACTGCAAACCGTCCCACCAGAGGTCTTGAGCCTGGAGTATCTGGAAGAACTGCACATAGAAAGGAACCAGATTATAACCATCCCCAGGGACATCAATCGCCTGAGGCACTTGAAGATCCTTTACTTGGATCGGAATCATATCCAGGACATCTGTGAAGAACTGGGGGAGCTGAAATGTCTTCGGAGCTTAGATTTAAGTTACAATCCCCTCTCCTGCAGTTCACTGCCAGTTATCAGCAAGCTGTAGTCCCTTCGCCAGCTCCGGCTCTATAAAACCAACCTGGAGAAAGTCCCAGTGGAGCTCTGTGAACAGCTCCATCACGTTGAACTGCTCGGCCTTTCCGACAATAATC GTCTGCCTAAAGAAATAGTCAATCTGACAAAACTGAAGGAGATTTACCTCCAGAAAAATAGACTTGAAAGTTTTCCCAAGGAGCTTTGTCATATTGCTAGTTTAGAAATAATAGATGTGGAAGAAAATGGAATCAATCTCATCCCAGAAGAGGCAGGCTTTTTGACAAACTTAGTTAAGCTATTTTTAGCTTTTAATAACTTATCCTCCATTCCTCCTACACTGCAACACTGCCAGAAGCTGGCTGTGCTGGATCTGTCTCACAATCTCCTGCACAAGAACCTGAGTGCAGTGAGAGTGCTCAGCCTGGCAGCCAACAGCCTGGAGAAGTTCCCAGCCCAGCTCTACCGCTGGCCGGCCCTCGCCCGCATTGATCTGAGCAGCACCGGGCTTCACACAGTACCCACGTCCTTCACCTGACTAACCAGTGTCAAGGAACTAGATCTGAGTAAAAATTGCCTCGATGAGATTCCTAAAGGAATATGCACAATGGAAAATCTGGAAGTGTTGATCCTGGATGACAATCAGATACAGGAG ATACCCATGGAGATGAAAGAACTGACAAATCTGAAACGCCTTAGCCTGCTTGAAAATCGATTCAATACCTTTCCAAAGGAAATCTTTCTCCTGGAGTCATTGGAGAGATTACACTTGGGACAAAATAAAGGAATTAAATTCACCAGTCTGCCAGAAGACATCAGCAAATTGCAG AATCTGAAAGAACTGCATGTGGAGAATAATTGTCTGGAGCACCTGCCCACAGCCACTGGCCCACTGACCCACCTGAAAATACTTGACTGTCGCAACAATCTCCTCAAAGAGCTCCCAGCCTCTGTTTGCCAAATACAAG GTTTGCAGAAACTGCTCATTCAGAACAATCAAGTGTCACAGCTGCCTGAGGATTTGGACAGActtcagcagctggagctggtcCTTGTGGAAGGGATCCCTATGATAGACCCTCCCATTGAAGTGTGCTGTCAGGGGACAGCTGCCATTAGGGAATACttacagggaaaaaaggagTAA
- the MYNN gene encoding myoneurin isoform X1 yields the protein MQYSHHCEHLLERLNKQREAGFLCDCTVVIGDFQFKAHRNVLASFSEYFGAFYRDASDNNVVLDQTQVKADGFQKLLEFIYTGNLTLDSWNVKEIHQAADYLKVEEVVTKCKIKMEDFAFIANPSSTETSSITGNVEVNQQACLLTLRDYHNREKADAAAAAEFVQPQAKKAALEKKSPQPKKRKKNFSSPKSIQNKPVQYQSDVTDNASIELFLDANKLATQITEQAAQGSDSSELQLAAVVESETLAAQEILIQTVTAKEKRGKPQASCALKEHCMSNIASEKNTYQLESPGEELDQKYPKAKPVCNTCGKVFSEASSLRRHMRIHKGVKPYVCQLCGKAFTQCNQLKTHVRTHTGEKPYKCELCDKGFAQKCQLVFHSRMHHGEEKPYKCDVCNLQFATSSNLKIHARKHSGEKPYVCDRCGQRFAQASTLTYHVRRHTGEKPYVCDSCGKAFAVSSSLITHSRKHTGEKPYICGICEKSFISSGELNKHFRSHTGERPFICEMCGNSYTDIKNLKKHKTKVHTGSETPPDSNALDSSFNEQESLQSQKSPLSESIDVKPSEMSLALPLPIGTEDHQLLLPVAGSQSPPSETLLRSAVTGYSEPQFIFLQQLY from the exons ATGCAGTATTCCCATCACTGTGAGCACCTTCTGGAGAGACTGAACAAGCAGCGGGAAGCCGGCTTTCTTTGCGACTGCACTGTGGTGATCGGCGACTTCCAGTTCaaagcacacagaaatgtgCTGGCCTCCTTCAGCGAGTACTTTGGGGCCTTTTACAGAGATGCATCTGACAATAATGTTGTGTTGGATCAGACTCAAGTGAAAGCGGATGGATTCCAAAAGCTCTTGGAGTTCATTTATACAGGGAACTTAACCCTTGACAG CTGGAACGTTAAAGAAATTCACCAGGCTGCCGACTATCTGAAAGTGGAGGAAGTGGTCACTAAATGCAAGATCAAGATGGAAGACTTTGCGTTTATTGCTAATCCCTCTTCTACAGAGACATCCAGTATCACTGGAAACGTGGAAGTGAACCAGCAGGCTTGCCTTCTGACCCTCCGAGACTACCACAATCGGGAGAAAGCagacgctgctgctgctgcagagtttGTTCAACCACAGGCAAAGAAAGCggctttagaaaagaaatctcCTCAGcccaaaaagagaaagaagaatttcAGCTCCCCCAAAAGCATCCAGAATAAACCTGTACAGTATCAGAGCGACGTGACCGATAATGCCTCCATTGAGTTGTTTTTGGATGCAAACAAGCTGGCAACACAGATCacagagcaggctgcccagggcagtgacagcagcGAGCTGCAGCTGGCAGCTGTGGTGGAAAGCGAAACGCTGGCAGCGCAGGAGATCCTCATTCAGACTGTCACAGCCAAAGAGAAACGGGGGAAGCCTCAGGCGAGCTGTGCCTTGAAGGAGCACTGCATGTCTAACATAGCCAGCGAGAAGAACACTTACCAGCTGGAGAGTCCGGGGGAGGAGCTGGACCAGAAGTACCCCAAAGCGAAGCCGGTGTGCAACACCTGCGGGAAGGTCTTCTCGGAAGCCAGCAGCCTCCGGCGGCACATGAGGATACACAAGGGAGTGAAGCCATACGTGTGTCAGCTCTGTGGGAAGGCCTTCACTCAGTGCAACCAGCTGAAAACACATGTAAGGACTCACACAG GGGAAAAGCCATACAAGTGTGAACTCTGCGACAAAGGCTTTGCTCAGAAGTGCCAGTTGGTGTTCCACAGTCGGATGCATCACGGAGAAGAGAAACCCTACAAATGTGATGTCTGCAACCTGCAGTTTGCCACTTCCAGCAACCTGAAGATTCATGCCAG GAAGCACAGCGGGGAGAAGCCGTACGTGTGCGACCGGTGCGGGCAGCGCTTCGCCCAGGCCAGCACCCTCACCTACCACGTGCGCCGCCACACCGGCGAGAAGCCCTACGTGTGCGACAGCTGCGGCAAAGCCTTCGCCgtctccagctccctcatcaCCCACTCCCGGAAGCACACGG GAGAGAAGCCATATATCTGTGGCATTTGTGAAAAGAGCTTTATTTCCTCTGGAGAGCTCAACAAACATTTTCGATCTCATACAG gtgagAGACCATTTATCTGTGAAATGTGTGGAAATTCCTACACAGACAtaaaaaaccttaaaaagcACAAAACGAAAGTTCACACAG gCTCTGAAACTCCCCCTGATTCTAATGCACTGGACAGTTCTTTCAACGAGCAAGAGTCCCTTCAGAGTCAGAAAAGTCCTTTATCAGAGTCCATAGACGTGAAACCCTCTGAGATGTCTCTGGCGCTTCCTCTGCCCATTGGGACTGAAGaccatcagctgctgctgcccgtGGCGGGCAGTCAGTCCCCTCCCTCAGAGACGTTGCTCAGATCTGCCGTGACGGGATACTCAGAACCTCAGTTCATTTTCTTGCAGCAGTTGTACTGA
- the LRRC34 gene encoding leucine-rich repeat-containing protein 34 codes for MSVPPDLHQRYVLACQDKGHPENPFIVHVLQEADKNNEIWTKGITLKIAGSNHLVPVQRVTDDDLQVLASVLDSTVFVTGLDLRYNVLTDAGARHMAAFLQENSTLQYLNLMFNDIGTSGAELIARALHGNETLACLRMTGNKIGNKGGMFFASMLQINSTLEKLDLGDCDMGAECLIAIATALTHNPSVKAVNLSRPLLYSQQEETTVHVALMLKSNSSLVELHLCKHEMKNFGVERLCEALYGNSCLRYLDLGCNKITQDGARFLGELLKWNQTLQILDLNANQVEDVGALCLAEALALHNRTLRALSVVSNNISGKGLVALSDAMKTNMELSCIYIWGNKFDEAACTAFSELIGTGRLKPCCTDVEPYEVEGQTHLAELSHGLQKHYYWTPSFGEVPNKDANAALHSWLSQSRRE; via the exons ATGTCAGTTCCTCCAGATCTTCACCAGCGCTATGTCCTGGCCTGCCAAGACAAGGGCCACCCTGAAAACCCCTTCATTGTTCATGTGCTTCAAGAAGCTGATAAAAACAACGAAAT ATGGACAAAAGGAATCACCTTAAAAATAGCTGGAAGTAATCATCTAGTGCCTGTGCAGAGAGTTACAGATGATGATCTGCAAGTTCTTGCCTCTGTCTTAGACAGTACTGTCTTTGTCACAG GTTTGGATCTCAGGTATAACGTATTGACTGATGCTGGAGCCAGGCACATGGCAGCATTCCTCCAG GAAAACTCCACTCTGCAGTACCTTAACCTGATGTTCAATGACATTGGTACAAGTGGAGCAGAGCTGATAGCGAGAGCACTCCAT GGGAATGAAACTCTAGCCTGTTTGAGAATGACTGGGAACAAAATAGGAAACAAAGGTGGAATGTTCTTTGCTTCAATGCTACAAATAAATTCAACCTTAGAGAAGCTGGATCTTGGAGACTGTGATATG GGTGCAGAGTGTCTAATAGCAATAGCTACAGCCCTGACTCACAACCCATCAGTCAAGGCAGTCAACCTGAGTCGTCCTTTACTCTACAGCCAACAG GAAGAGACCACAGTTCATGTAGCTCTGATGTTGAAAAGTAACTCTTCTCTTGTGGAGCTCCACTTGTGCAAGCATGAAATGAAAAACTTTGGTGTAGAGAGACTGTGCGAGGCATTGTATGGAAACTCCTGCCTGAGATACCTTGATCTTGGCTG TAATAAAATAACCCAGGATGGTGCGAGGTTTTTGGGAGAACTACTGAAATGGAACCAAACGCTGCAAATCCTGGATCTTAATGCAAACCAAGTGGAGGATGTTGGAGCCCTCTGCCTGGCCGAAGCCCTGGCCCTGCACAACAGGACTCTTCGGGC GTTGTCAGTAGTAAGCAACAATATCAGTGGCAAAGGACTTGTAGCTCTTTCAGatgcaatgaaaacaaacatggaACTTTCCTGCATTTACATCTGGGGGAACAAATTTGATGAAGCCGCCTGTACG GCGTTTTCAGAGTTGATTGGCACGGGCCGCCTGAAGCCCTGTTGCACAGATGTGGAGCCCTATGAAGTGGAGGGGCAGACTCACCTGGCAGAGCTGTCCCACGGCCTTCAGAAGCATTACTACTGGACACCAAGCTTTGGGGAGGTGCCAAACAAAGATGCTAACGCTGCCCTGCACTCATGGCTGTCCCAGAGCCGCCGTGAGTGA
- the MYNN gene encoding myoneurin isoform X2, with amino-acid sequence MQYSHHCEHLLERLNKQREAGFLCDCTVVIGDFQFKAHRNVLASFSEYFGAFYRDASDNNVVLDQTQVKADGFQKLLEFIYTGNLTLDSWNVKEIHQAADYLKVEEVVTKCKIKMEDFAFIANPSSTETSSITGNVEVNQQACLLTLRDYHNREKADAAAAAEFVQPQAKKAALEKKSPQPKKRKKNFSSPKSIQNKPVQYQSDVTDNASIELFLDANKLATQITEQAAQGSDSSELQLAAVVESETLAAQEILIQTVTAKEKRGKPQASCALKEHCMSNIASEKNTYQLESPGEELDQKYPKAKPVCNTCGKVFSEASSLRRHMRIHKGVKPYVCQLCGKAFTQCNQLKTHVRTHTGEKPYKCELCDKGFAQKCQLVFHSRMHHGEEKPYKCDVCNLQFATSSNLKIHARKHSGEKPYVCDRCGQRFAQASTLTYHVRRHTGEKPYVCDSCGKAFAVSSSLITHSRKHTGEKPYICGICEKSFISSGELNKHFRSHTGSETPPDSNALDSSFNEQESLQSQKSPLSESIDVKPSEMSLALPLPIGTEDHQLLLPVAGSQSPPSETLLRSAVTGYSEPQFIFLQQLY; translated from the exons ATGCAGTATTCCCATCACTGTGAGCACCTTCTGGAGAGACTGAACAAGCAGCGGGAAGCCGGCTTTCTTTGCGACTGCACTGTGGTGATCGGCGACTTCCAGTTCaaagcacacagaaatgtgCTGGCCTCCTTCAGCGAGTACTTTGGGGCCTTTTACAGAGATGCATCTGACAATAATGTTGTGTTGGATCAGACTCAAGTGAAAGCGGATGGATTCCAAAAGCTCTTGGAGTTCATTTATACAGGGAACTTAACCCTTGACAG CTGGAACGTTAAAGAAATTCACCAGGCTGCCGACTATCTGAAAGTGGAGGAAGTGGTCACTAAATGCAAGATCAAGATGGAAGACTTTGCGTTTATTGCTAATCCCTCTTCTACAGAGACATCCAGTATCACTGGAAACGTGGAAGTGAACCAGCAGGCTTGCCTTCTGACCCTCCGAGACTACCACAATCGGGAGAAAGCagacgctgctgctgctgcagagtttGTTCAACCACAGGCAAAGAAAGCggctttagaaaagaaatctcCTCAGcccaaaaagagaaagaagaatttcAGCTCCCCCAAAAGCATCCAGAATAAACCTGTACAGTATCAGAGCGACGTGACCGATAATGCCTCCATTGAGTTGTTTTTGGATGCAAACAAGCTGGCAACACAGATCacagagcaggctgcccagggcagtgacagcagcGAGCTGCAGCTGGCAGCTGTGGTGGAAAGCGAAACGCTGGCAGCGCAGGAGATCCTCATTCAGACTGTCACAGCCAAAGAGAAACGGGGGAAGCCTCAGGCGAGCTGTGCCTTGAAGGAGCACTGCATGTCTAACATAGCCAGCGAGAAGAACACTTACCAGCTGGAGAGTCCGGGGGAGGAGCTGGACCAGAAGTACCCCAAAGCGAAGCCGGTGTGCAACACCTGCGGGAAGGTCTTCTCGGAAGCCAGCAGCCTCCGGCGGCACATGAGGATACACAAGGGAGTGAAGCCATACGTGTGTCAGCTCTGTGGGAAGGCCTTCACTCAGTGCAACCAGCTGAAAACACATGTAAGGACTCACACAG GGGAAAAGCCATACAAGTGTGAACTCTGCGACAAAGGCTTTGCTCAGAAGTGCCAGTTGGTGTTCCACAGTCGGATGCATCACGGAGAAGAGAAACCCTACAAATGTGATGTCTGCAACCTGCAGTTTGCCACTTCCAGCAACCTGAAGATTCATGCCAG GAAGCACAGCGGGGAGAAGCCGTACGTGTGCGACCGGTGCGGGCAGCGCTTCGCCCAGGCCAGCACCCTCACCTACCACGTGCGCCGCCACACCGGCGAGAAGCCCTACGTGTGCGACAGCTGCGGCAAAGCCTTCGCCgtctccagctccctcatcaCCCACTCCCGGAAGCACACGG GAGAGAAGCCATATATCTGTGGCATTTGTGAAAAGAGCTTTATTTCCTCTGGAGAGCTCAACAAACATTTTCGATCTCATACAG gCTCTGAAACTCCCCCTGATTCTAATGCACTGGACAGTTCTTTCAACGAGCAAGAGTCCCTTCAGAGTCAGAAAAGTCCTTTATCAGAGTCCATAGACGTGAAACCCTCTGAGATGTCTCTGGCGCTTCCTCTGCCCATTGGGACTGAAGaccatcagctgctgctgcccgtGGCGGGCAGTCAGTCCCCTCCCTCAGAGACGTTGCTCAGATCTGCCGTGACGGGATACTCAGAACCTCAGTTCATTTTCTTGCAGCAGTTGTACTGA
- the LRRC31 gene encoding leucine-rich repeat-containing protein 31 isoform X2 produces the protein MEKSNNIQSCQDKNEEDIPKSSPFDFIVKQFRGKRSSPGRRKEQPSAFKKIFKGFDFGKSESRDKRETEETEMNNSGADDQTEKKDISVEDGLPHLISEEESPSGEQRFNQFMQKLGKKPNSKNLDLNNCALSAADVTELASLLPFLPELEEISLSWNGCVGGILKALTVHLHHVNLLKVLRLNNCRLTAEDVTSLGEAFEVVSQLEELDLSWNSNIGGKLSLLTKKIRKGCKLKLLKITDCNLTAKDGESLAEILNVIPNLEVLDLSINKHIGCSMKVIAQDLKNVPGLKELILHMCGLKQDSLQGLDTAFQHLAELRTLDMSCNKEIGGGFKDSTAHLASLKNLQVLDLHQCCVTEEDMTVLSQVIPLLSSLQELNLSSNKNVGASSDPLLGRLRFLPRLKSVAISNCGLGEESFSSLAEAALHLPELEILDLSWNKCVGGNLKLLLGALKLATEIQVLRLSSCNLLDEDLALLTSLRQDGHLARLQRLDLSYNSSISDQGWALFCQGLPAFTELSELDVSLRPSSCRDCGPWFSGLLAALAKLPALAELGMQRWALAESQRKQLESFNQDNRRNLHFDC, from the exons tcaaaaaaatcttcaagGGCTTTGACTTTGGGAAATCTGAAAGCAGGGACAAAAGGgaaactgaagaaacagaaatgaacaaCTCTGGAGCTGATGATCAGACTGAGAAGAAAGATATCTCTGTAGAAG ATGGACTTCCACATCTCATTTCTGAGGAGGAGTCACCATCCGGTGAGCAGAGATTTAACCAGTTCATGCAGAAACTGGGAAAGAAACCCAACAGCAAGAATCTGGATCTAAACAATTGTGCATTAAGTGCAGCAGATGTAACAGAGCTGG cttctttacTGCCATTTCTTccagagctggaagagatcAGCCTGTCCTGGAATGGCTGTGTCGGTGGGATTTTGAAAGCTCTCACTGTTCATCTTCATCATGTGAACCTGTTAAAAGTCCTTCGACTCAACAACTGCAGGCTGACAGCTGAGGATGTCACCTCCTTAG GAGAGGCATTTGAAGTTGTTTCTCAACTTGAAGAACTGGATTTATCGTGGAACAGTAACATAGGTGGAAAACTCTCCCTCCTGACCAAAAAAATACGCAAAGGCTGCAAGttaaaacttctgaaaattaCTGACTGTAACCTGACAGCAAAAGATGGAGAATCCCTTG ctGAAATTCTAAATGTGATCCCAAACCTGGAAGTATTAGATCTCTCTATCAACAAACACATCGGCTGCAGCATGAAGGTTATTGCTCAGGATCTGAAAAACGTGCCAGGCTTGAAGGAGTTAATCTTGCACATGTGTGGATTAAAACAAGACAGCCTCCAGGGCTTAG ACACTGCTTTCCAGCACCTTGCAGAGCTGAGAACATTAGACATGTCATGTAACAAAGAGATTGGTGGTGGCTTTAAAGACTCAACAGCTCATTTGGCCAGCTTGAAAAATCTCCAAGTCCTTGATCTGCACCAGTGCTGTGTAACAGAAGAGGACATGACCGTTTTGT CCCAGGTGATACCTTTACTCTCCAGTCTTCAAGAACTGAATTTATCCTCGAATAAAAATGTAGGAGCCTCATCTGATCCTCTCCTGGGCAGGCTCAGGTTTTTGCCAAGGCTGAAATCTGTGGCCATCAGCAATTGTGGTTTAGGCGAAGAGTCGTTTTCATCACTAG CTGAGGCTGCCCTTCACCTTCCTGAACTGGAGATATTAGACCTTTCTTGGAATAAGTGCGTTGGTGGGAACCTAAAGCTGCTTTTGGGAGCACTAAAGCTTGCAACAGAGATTCAAGTGTTAAGACTGAGCAGCTGTAACTTGCTGGATGAAGACTTGGCACTACTAA CATCACTGAGGCAGGACGGCCATCTCGCCAGGTTACAGAGGCTGGATTTGAGTTACAACAGCAGTATCTCTGACCAAGGGTGGGCCCTTTTCTGTCAGGGCTTACCAGCATTCACAGAACTCTCAGAGCTGGATGTCAGCCTGCGCCCCTCATCCTGCCGCGACTGCGGGCCTTGGTTCAGCGGGCTGTTGGCTGCCCTGGCAAAGCTGCCTGCCTTGGCAGAGCTGGGCATGCAAAGGTGGGCACTGGCAGAATCCCAGAGGAAACAACTGGAAAGCTTTAATCAAGACAACAGAAGAAACCTTCATTTTGACTGTTGA
- the LRRC31 gene encoding leucine-rich repeat-containing protein 31 isoform X1: protein MEKADNIQSCQDKNEEDIPKSSPFDFIVKQFRGKRSSPGRRKEQPSAFKKIFKGFDFGKSESRDKRETEETEMNNSGADDQTEKKDISVEDGLPHLISEEESPSGEQRFNQFMQKLGKKPNSKNLDLNNCALSAADVTELASLLPFLPELEEISLSWNGCVGGILKALTVHLHHVNLLKVLRLNNCRLTAEDVTSLGEAFEVVSQLEELDLSWNSNIGGKLSLLTKKIRKGCKLKLLKITDCNLTAKDGESLAEILNVIPNLEVLDLSINKHIGCSMKVIAQDLKNVPGLKELILHMCGLKQDSLQGLDTAFQHLAELRTLDMSCNKEIGGGFKDSTAHLASLKNLQVLDLHQCCVTEEDMTVLSQVIPLLSSLQELNLSSNKNVGASSDPLLGRLRFLPRLKSVAISNCGLGEESFSSLAEAALHLPELEILDLSWNKCVGGNLKLLLGALKLATEIQVLRLSSCNLLDEDLALLTSLRQDGHLARLQRLDLSYNSSISDQGWALFCQGLPAFTELSELDVSLRPSSCRDCGPWFSGLLAALAKLPALAELGMQRWALAESQRKQLESFNQDNRRNLHFDC, encoded by the exons tcaaaaaaatcttcaagGGCTTTGACTTTGGGAAATCTGAAAGCAGGGACAAAAGGgaaactgaagaaacagaaatgaacaaCTCTGGAGCTGATGATCAGACTGAGAAGAAAGATATCTCTGTAGAAG ATGGACTTCCACATCTCATTTCTGAGGAGGAGTCACCATCCGGTGAGCAGAGATTTAACCAGTTCATGCAGAAACTGGGAAAGAAACCCAACAGCAAGAATCTGGATCTAAACAATTGTGCATTAAGTGCAGCAGATGTAACAGAGCTGG cttctttacTGCCATTTCTTccagagctggaagagatcAGCCTGTCCTGGAATGGCTGTGTCGGTGGGATTTTGAAAGCTCTCACTGTTCATCTTCATCATGTGAACCTGTTAAAAGTCCTTCGACTCAACAACTGCAGGCTGACAGCTGAGGATGTCACCTCCTTAG GAGAGGCATTTGAAGTTGTTTCTCAACTTGAAGAACTGGATTTATCGTGGAACAGTAACATAGGTGGAAAACTCTCCCTCCTGACCAAAAAAATACGCAAAGGCTGCAAGttaaaacttctgaaaattaCTGACTGTAACCTGACAGCAAAAGATGGAGAATCCCTTG ctGAAATTCTAAATGTGATCCCAAACCTGGAAGTATTAGATCTCTCTATCAACAAACACATCGGCTGCAGCATGAAGGTTATTGCTCAGGATCTGAAAAACGTGCCAGGCTTGAAGGAGTTAATCTTGCACATGTGTGGATTAAAACAAGACAGCCTCCAGGGCTTAG ACACTGCTTTCCAGCACCTTGCAGAGCTGAGAACATTAGACATGTCATGTAACAAAGAGATTGGTGGTGGCTTTAAAGACTCAACAGCTCATTTGGCCAGCTTGAAAAATCTCCAAGTCCTTGATCTGCACCAGTGCTGTGTAACAGAAGAGGACATGACCGTTTTGT CCCAGGTGATACCTTTACTCTCCAGTCTTCAAGAACTGAATTTATCCTCGAATAAAAATGTAGGAGCCTCATCTGATCCTCTCCTGGGCAGGCTCAGGTTTTTGCCAAGGCTGAAATCTGTGGCCATCAGCAATTGTGGTTTAGGCGAAGAGTCGTTTTCATCACTAG CTGAGGCTGCCCTTCACCTTCCTGAACTGGAGATATTAGACCTTTCTTGGAATAAGTGCGTTGGTGGGAACCTAAAGCTGCTTTTGGGAGCACTAAAGCTTGCAACAGAGATTCAAGTGTTAAGACTGAGCAGCTGTAACTTGCTGGATGAAGACTTGGCACTACTAA CATCACTGAGGCAGGACGGCCATCTCGCCAGGTTACAGAGGCTGGATTTGAGTTACAACAGCAGTATCTCTGACCAAGGGTGGGCCCTTTTCTGTCAGGGCTTACCAGCATTCACAGAACTCTCAGAGCTGGATGTCAGCCTGCGCCCCTCATCCTGCCGCGACTGCGGGCCTTGGTTCAGCGGGCTGTTGGCTGCCCTGGCAAAGCTGCCTGCCTTGGCAGAGCTGGGCATGCAAAGGTGGGCACTGGCAGAATCCCAGAGGAAACAACTGGAAAGCTTTAATCAAGACAACAGAAGAAACCTTCATTTTGACTGTTGA